The Bacteroidota bacterium region AGCGCATTTCTGTTCCGTAGTTCTGTTGCGATAGTTTTTGTGCGCCAAGGTCAGGCGTATTTTGTTTATCCACATATTTAAAGACGAGACTGATCCTGAACGAAGTGTTGGGCTGGTAGCTTATTTTAGGTTCGGCTTCATAATAGTTGATATTGTAATTTCGTGTACTGAAGTATTGTGAGTTATTGTATTTGCTTCCGTTTCTAAGCCCCGCATTAAAGCTGAATGTACGGGTAATGTTCCAGCGTAATTTTACCTCCCGCGAAACTGCAATACGTGTTTCAAGCCCATTGGTCAGAAGTGATCTGCCCCGGACTTCCTGGTAACTGAATTCCATACCAAATACAGAACCCAGCTGATTAAAAAAGATTGAGTTGCGCAGCGAAGAGTTCAGCGACTTTAAAGAGCTGTCGGCGTTGGATCGCCGGAATGGATTATACGCATTTTCAAGATCCTCGTCGGTTGTTTTTTTGTCAACACGATAAGCGGTTTGGTTAGCAAATAATGAAAAGAATCCTTTCACCCCCTTCTTTCCCGACCAGATAGCTGCCGGTCTGATGTTAAGCGCTTCACTGAATTGGTTGGTATATGCGGTAATTGTTTGATCGGTGGGTGTATATATTTTTATATAATGCGCCTGGTCACGGAACACGGCCACCTCAAATTCATTCAATTCCTTTATACCATTCCCATTATAATCAGTCCATGCGTAAACACCTTGTCCGGCAGCTACTTCAAGATAAGAAAATTCTTTTTTCACTTCCTGTCCTGATCCGATCTCGTAAAATGTATTCGTGTTGATGAATCCGCGCAGCGCGCTGAAGTTGTGCTCAATGCGTCCCAACAATGTTTGATCGGGTTTTATTTTTGATATTAATGTATCCATTATCTCAAGTACGCGGTAAGATGTTGTTATGTTCACCTGGTTGTTGGGATTGTTAAAAAAGCCCACACTGACAGCGGTTTCCTGAGCAAATGTACTTTTTCTTAAAAGATTGCTACGGGCGCCATAGTCGCTGCGTTGTTTATAGCTAAGGTTGTATTTAATTTTCGAGGTGTCTGAATTAACGGCGAAGGCTGTCCATTCAAAGAATTCAAAGCTGTTGTATTGCAGGGTATCAGTTGTTTTTTGGCGTACATGGTTGCGTTCGTGCAGTTCTTTTAAGCCCAGTGTAATGAAGCCAAGTCTTTGCGAAACCTTTCCATTATGTCGCAGAAAAGTTGAATTGGTAAGACTGTTTGAACTCATCAGGCTTCCATCGAAATTCATGTTAAAACCTTTATTGGTAATGGTTGTCGTTACTCCCTGCTTAAAGGCATCATACACAGAGCCTTCAAGGAATGAGTTGAAACGATACCCAATGTGAAGCAGTTCCGGTTTAACAAGTGAAAGGCCGGCTCCAATAATATGCTGGTCAGAATTCTGGGTGGTGCCTGTACGGTTCCAGTCGCGTTCAAACTCTACCGCCCTGAATCGTTCAATGGGGTTAAAATATTGCTGAACATATTCATAATTTATGTTTGACACTATTTGTAAATTTTTTCTGCCTTGTTCTGATGAATCATTTTTGTTTCGGAATAATTTAATATTATCAAGCCCCATTTTAATACCGTAACCAATGTCATTCGATTTATCTGATTTCGAAAATGTATTAATATCATTATTTGAGACAGCGGTTTCAAGAGTAAAAGAAGTATTGTTGCCTGTTTTGTATTCACCACCCAGGGTAACCATTTGCCGCTGCTTGGGTGCGATCAGTTGAATTACCGGTTCGTGATCCCCCTGAGGCTCTCCTGCAATGGGTGGTACCCATTGATACACTTTTCCGTTTGCTCCTGAGCTTATTTGACGATAGTTACCCTTTCCCACACGTGAGAATTTAAGTCTGTAATGGGCTTTTGCAGGATCGGTGGAGTAGAGGTAAATGTCTTTGTAGAGAATTGAACTTATTACAGTGTCCTTTTTTTCATACATTACTTCTGTTGTAGAGAATGCAATGCTGTCTATGCCCGGAGAATAGGCCAGGTTGGGGTTATCGCCGGCATTTGCCAGAATTTTTTTCTGATCTTCTGTAAGTTGCTGTTGAACGGGCTTGTTTTTGCTGTCCTGTTCTGAATACACATTGAAGTGTATCCTGAGGTTTCCTTGTTTGTATTCATTGCCAACATGAAACAATGAGCGCGCGAAATTCCTGTCAGAGTACTGAAATTCTACCACAATGCGTTTATCTTTTGTGATGAGCCGTTTGGCGGTGAATATAATTTGCGAGGTGTTGTAATCAATTATGTAATCATTCTGCTGGCCGCGTTGCAGAAGTTGCCCATCGATATATACTTTCTCCGAACCCGACAGAACAATGATGAATTGCTCTCCTTCAGCTCCTCTCAGAAAATAGGGGCCCTGGTTCTTTTCAATTCCAGGTATAACATTGCGCGCGAACTTTCCCCGCGAAACGGCTGCGCTTCCGGTAATGGTCATTATTCCTGTTTTGGAAGTATCTTTTTGTGCGGGTCTAGTTTCAAATCGTGTTGTGAAATTCGCACCTTGGGCTTTTTTGAAATAGCGCATGAAATAGCCGGCCTGGCTGGCTATCTGGTAGTCGCCGGCAATTAGTTTTGTCTTTTTATCATTTAGTTGGATGAACACTTTGTCGAATTCCTGTAACTGTTGTGTATTTCCTTCAGGTTGAATGGGTATGTTGTTATCAGTCGCAGCGAGCAATACCTCAACGTTGTCGGTCAACTTTCCTGCCACTTGTAGATTCAGATTTGAGTTCACAACAATATCCTGGTTATTGCCAAAATTTATTCCGCGCGATATGCTGCCATTCTTGGTAAGCCCCTCGGTTTTAAAAAGATCACCAACAGGTTTGTCGATCACATATTGGAACGGATTTACGGCGCCGGACCGATCAGGTTGAATGCGTTTAATGTCCTTATGCTGAATTATTTGGCTAAAATAAAAAGGGAAAACACGATACGAAAAATAGAGTGTATCAATATTGAAAGCTTGCTCTTTTAATTTTTTACGGTTGAAATAGATTTTGCTTTTGGGAAAGTCGGTCTGGTAAAATGAAGTGTCAATTGCCAATTGTTGTTTATTAGTAATGATGACCGTTCCGGGGATGAGGCTTAAGGTGTCCAATTGTATTGTGTCGGACAGCAGGGGAATTATTTTTTTTCGTTTATTATTTAGATTCTGGGCGAAAGATGAATTTAATAAAGCAAGTCCAAACAATAGAATAAAGGCTATTGACAGCTCACATTTTTTAACTTTATATTTTTTCTTTTTTACCACTACTACGCTTATTACTTGGGCGACATCCGTAAAGGTGTGTTAAGTAAAATTTTAGTTCGTTCTTTCGCAAATCTACAAATTAAAACAGGTAACAATTCTTATGAGAAACGGGCCTGGATACGCTGAAATACAAACGATAAGATCAAAAATTTATTGGTGTAAAACAGGTACAAAGAATTAAAAATTGCGCTATTTATTGCATGAAATTAACTATATTTATCTAATTCATTTTCAACCTGTTGTGTATTCAATTATGCGAAATATGCAACTTTTTTGATCAATCAAGTCTTTAGTGTAGCAGGTAAAGCTATGCTATTGGACGCAGCAGTAATAAATATGGACCTGAACGTTCAATTAATTGATGACTGTAAGAATGGAAGCAGGAGTGCGTACGAGGAATTGTACAGGCTATATGTAAAAGCGATGTATAATGTTAGTATACGCATAACCAATGATCGGGAAGAGTCGGAAGATGTTTTGCAGGAATCATTTTTAAGCGCTTTTCAGAATATAGACCGTTTAAAAGAAAAGGCGTTATTTGGAAGCTGGCTGAAAAGAATTGTGATAAATAAGTCGATTGATTCGGTCAAGAAAAAGAAAGAGAAGTTTATTTCTTTTGATGATATCCGGGAAAAGGATCTTGCGGAAGAAGAAATAACAGAGAATGAAAAGGAAATTGAATATGACATTGAATCGGTCAACAAAGCAGTGCAGCTTTTGCCGGATGGTTTCAGGACTGTACTGACATTATATTTATTTGAAGATTATAGTCATAAGGAAATAGCGGATGTGTTGGGGATAAGTGAAAGCACATCCAAGACACAATATTTAAGAGCCAAGCAAAGATTAATACAATTGTTGAAAAAGTAATAGTTAACATGACCGATAAGCTAAAAAAATTCGTGCAGGAACACCGCGATCAAATGGATGTTCATGAGCCTTCTCCGGAAATGTGGAACGCTTTGAGCAAACAGTTGATTAAAAAATCTTTTCTGAACGGGCTTCTTCAGAACAGTGTAGGGAAATTACTTCTTGTAGGAGCAGCGATAGTTACTGCTGTTGCGGTTTATACATTTGTTTCCAATAAGGATGATCAGAAAAATAACCAGGAAGCAATAACTAGTGCTACTGATCCGGAATCAAATTTATCCGAAGGTACACAGTCGACTGTAATTGGTGATAATAATAACTCAGCTGATGGTGCCGGCATAACGAATGAAACAATAAATAGCACACAGTTTTCAGGGGCAAAACCCGAATCAACTGTTACGGATATCAAACGACATACTGTCATCGTATATTATAACCTGGATCGTATGTCCGGTGGCGGTGTGAGTAATAATTTTTACAATGGTGCTGGAACAAAGGTCGACCCCAGGGCTTTATCCTCCGGTAATAATGGGCCGTCCAAATATTTTGTTTCTACCGCTGTTAAAAATCTCACATGCAGCGGCAATAAGTCAGGACAAATTGATATTACTCCGATCGGGAACAAAGAGTCGTATTCATTTCTCTGGCTTCCGGTAAATAAAACCACAGAAGACATCAGTGGCTTAAATGCAGGTACATATACTTTATCCATTACTGATTCTCATGGTTCTGTCGGAACATTCACCTATACAGTTACTGAGCCAACTCCCATTTCATTATCGGTTTCTTCTGAACAGGCACATTGTGGTTTGAATAATGGTTTGGCTGTGGTTACGGTAAATACAGGCGGGCCGGGTCCCTATGTCTATTCATGGAATAATGGCGGGACTGATGCTTCTATCAATAACCTGGCAAGCGGATCATATAATGTAACTGTAGTTGATAACCTCGGATGCAAAGGGGTTACATCCGTGAATATAGGAAGTGCTGCAGGTGTCAGATCTGTGTTTACCGCATCGCTTCCTGGTGAAAATGCTCCGCTAAAGGTTAATTTTTCCAATACCAGTTTCGGCGC contains the following coding sequences:
- a CDS encoding RNA polymerase sigma factor is translated as MLLDAAVINMDLNVQLIDDCKNGSRSAYEELYRLYVKAMYNVSIRITNDREESEDVLQESFLSAFQNIDRLKEKALFGSWLKRIVINKSIDSVKKKKEKFISFDDIREKDLAEEEITENEKEIEYDIESVNKAVQLLPDGFRTVLTLYLFEDYSHKEIADVLGISESTSKTQYLRAKQRLIQLLKK
- a CDS encoding gliding motility-associated C-terminal domain-containing protein; the encoded protein is MTDKLKKFVQEHRDQMDVHEPSPEMWNALSKQLIKKSFLNGLLQNSVGKLLLVGAAIVTAVAVYTFVSNKDDQKNNQEAITSATDPESNLSEGTQSTVIGDNNNSADGAGITNETINSTQFSGAKPESTVTDIKRHTVIVYYNLDRMSGGGVSNNFYNGAGTKVDPRALSSGNNGPSKYFVSTAVKNLTCSGNKSGQIDITPIGNKESYSFLWLPVNKTTEDISGLNAGTYTLSITDSHGSVGTFTYTVTEPTPISLSVSSEQAHCGLNNGLAVVTVNTGGPGPYVYSWNNGGTDASINNLASGSYNVTVVDNLGCKGVTSVNIGSAAGVRSVFTASLPGENAPLKVNFSNTSFGATMWTWKFGDGETDSNRNTSHTYAREGTYNACLIVQNAAGCKDSSCSNIMVNPAHSVMVPNVFTPNGDGKNDNFVIATKEVEKIEVYVYDQLGAKVWEYAGPVAVWDGTTNTGQPAIDGNYIYVYKAYGTDAKIVESKGIVRLAR